The genomic window CCTGTATAACGACTCAGCAATACTTGAAAAGCTGCAAGCATTGTCATAAATAAGGTTGAGCCTGTTTGCTTGCTTAAAGTTTTTAATCCCGCGCTCAAAGCTGGAGATAAAGAGATATTTTGTGTCGCACCTTTATAGCTTTGCACTCCTTTTCGTGGTTTTGTAGGCAAATTTAGCATCGGAAGGTCAGCAAGTTGAGCTTTCCAGTAAGATAATTGACTTTCTAAAACTTCTCCTTGCAAATACTTTCTTTGCCAAAATGCGAAGTCTGCGTATTGAATAGCTAAGGGTGGTAAAGGTTGATTTGTATACAGTAGTCCAATTTCCCGAATTAATACCCCCAGTGACCAACCATCAGCAACGATATGATGGAGATTGAGCAGTAAAACATATTCATCTTCGCTTAACTGCAATAGTTTGACGCGCAACAACAACTCTTTGGCTAAGTTAAACGGATGCTGGGCTTCTTGTGTAGCAATGTTTTGAGCGGCGGCTTGTCTTTCTGTTACGGGTAAATGCTGCAAATCTACTACAGGCAAAGATACATCAATTTGGGGAGATGCGATCGCTATTGGTTGTCCGTTAACTTCAACAAAGTTGGTACGCAAAGCTTCATGACGTTGGACAATTTTATTAAAGGCTTGTTTTAAAGCTAAATAATCTAGCTTTCCACTAAGACGCAAAGCCGCAGGTATATTGTAAAAAGGATTTTCGGGAATAAGCTTGTCTAAAAACCACAACCTTTGTTGAGCGAAAGATAAACAAGTGCGATTAGTTTGGGGTATTAAAGGAGGAGATGGACTAAGTAAAGCAATTAACTGTGACTTGTATTTGATGATATGCGATCGCATTTCCTCTGTTAAAATTCCTTGAGGAGCGTTACATTGCAAGCTTTCCCCTTCTACAAACACCTGAATATCTAAACGTCGTAAATCCGCCAATAATTCAATAGCACTCAAAACTCTACCTCCTCTCGATTAGTAGTATTTTTGCTACTGGCTATATATTCCGCAAGTCCTAAAATAGTTGGAGTTTCAAACACTCTTTTTAGCGGTACTTGTACGCCAAAACTCTCGCGGATTCTAGAAACTAGCTGTGTTGCAAGTAGTGAATGTCCACCTAATTCAAAAAAGTTATCGCCAATCCCTGCGTTAACGCCTAATAATCCATTCCATAACTCTAATAATTGGACTTCAACGGAGTTACGCGGAGTTTTGTTAGAGATATTTTGTGTAAAATCTGGTGTAGGAAGGGATAAGCGGTCTACTTTACCATTGATTGTTAAAGGTAATTTCTCCAAAAATACAAAAACCGCCGGAATCGAATAGTTTGGTAACTTTGCTTGCAAAAACTCTTTCAATTGCGAGCTTTTTAGTTGTACCGAAGCAACGATATAAGCAACTAAACTCTCATCTTTAACTACAACGACACTTTCTTTTACTTGGGGATGCTGATTAATTACCGTTTCAACTTCCCCCAATTCAATCCGAAAACCCCGCAACTTTACTAAATCATCTTTACGTCCAATAAATTCTAAATTCCCATCGGGTAAATATCGCCCAAAATCGCCAGTTTTGTACAAACGCGCTGATTTAAGCCAAGGATGAGCAATAAATTGTTGCGCTGTTAATTCAGGGCGATTAAAATAACCTTGCGCCAAACCATCGCCACCAATATAGATTTCTCCTGCAACTCCTACAGGTACAGGGTTTAAATAGTTATCTAATAAATATATTTGCGTATTTGCGATCGCCTTTCCAATCGGTATAGTCTTTAATTGTGTTACATTCTCCACCTCGTACCAAGTAGTAAAGGTAGTATTTTCTGTAGGGCCATAGACGTGCAACAAGTGCTGAGGCTTGCTTTCAAACACAGATTGCACCGATTTCACATCTACAACTTCACCGCCAAACAGCAAATATTTCAAATCTTTAAAAGCTGAGGGAATTTCTCGCGCAATCTGGTTAAATAAAGCTGTAGTCAAAAATAAAATATCAATCTCTTGCTGTTGGAGAGTTTGAGCAAAATCTGGAGGAGAAAGCAAAGTTTCTCTATCAATCCCCACTAACTGCAATCCGTTTAAAAGTGCGCCCCAAATCTCAAAAGTCGCCGCATCAAAGGAAATATTGGCACATTGAGCAACTTTGTTGCATCCTTTCCAGGTGATGTAATTAGAATTAATTAATCTATTTACCGCTTGATGAGTTACAGCAACACCTTTAGGAATGCCTGTAGAGCCAGAAGTATAAATTATATAAGCTAGAGTTGCGGCGGTGGATTGGTTAGGGAGATTTTCATGGCTTTGCAGTGCTAATTTTTGCCAATCTTTATCTAAACAAAGGATTTGCGTATTAAAAAAAAGGTGAGAAAAGCTACTATGGGTAACGATCGCACTTAAGCCCGTATCTTCTACCATAAACTGAAGTCGCTCTACAGGATAAGCTGGATCTAATGGTACATAAGCGCCTCCAGCTTTAAGAATACCCAGCATTACAGATACCATTACAGGCGTTGATTCTAAGCAAATTCCAACTAATGAATCTTTACCCACACCGAGTTTTTGCAAATAACGCGCCAGTTGATTGCTACCGTTATTTAGCTGCTGGTAAGTAACTTGACGATCTTTATAGTTAAGGGCGATCGCATTTGGATTATTATTTACCTGAATCTCAAACAACTGTTGAATAGACAGATGTTTTTGATAATCGCGCTGCGTCTGATTCCATTCCACCAAAATCAGATTTTTTTCAGCAACGCTCAATAAAGGCAAATCGGCTAACTTAGTATCAATATTCTCAACCGCGCCAGTTAACAGGGTTTGAAAGTGTTGAAGTAATAAAGCGATCGCATTCCCATCAAATAAAGCAGTATTGTAAACTAAAACTCCCCGCAATCCTGCCGATTGTTGCCATTTATCCCCCCACAAGCTTCTAAAATCTTCGCCGCACTCCCACAAATAAAACTCCAAATCAAACCTAGCTGTTGTCGTCTCGATTTCTTTAAAAGGTGCAAGAGTCAACCCCGGCAACTCTAATTGCTCTATAGGGGCATTTTGCAGAGCAAACACGACCTGAAACAAAGGATTTTGATTTAAACTTCGTTCGGGGTGCAATTGCTCTACCAGCTTCTCAAAAGGCAAGTCTTGATGAGCGTAAGCGCCTACAGCAACTTGCTTAACTCTGGCTAATAACTCTTTAAAACTAGGATTATTTGATAAATCAGTGCGAATAACTAAACTATTAGCAAAAAAACCGATCGCATCTTCCAATTCTCGGCGATTGCGGTTAGCAATGGGAGATCCGACAGCAATATCTGTTTGTCCAGTATAACGACACAACAAA from Synechocystis sp. PCC 7509 includes these protein-coding regions:
- a CDS encoding non-ribosomal peptide synthetase is translated as MTLARSHRCNVSDEEVFVFPASFGQQRLWFLDRLFPNSACYNVVNVLRLTGLLDIAALEASFNEIVRRHEVLRTNFDTVDGKPVQIVLPDLQISIQLIDLQPLPIGEREAAAQQEIAVFSQKPFNLEQGTLLRVNLWQIGAGEYILAIALHHIIFDEWSSALLIRELGIIYTAFCKGLPSPLEEVTIQYADFAHWQQEYLQGDVLQKQLTYWKSQLKNLPLLEIAPYRPLQHSYKGATELLELPQELAQKIAFISQQEGVTLYMTLLAAFQALLCRYTGQTDIAVGSPIANRNRRELEDAIGFFANSLVIRTDLSNNPSFKELLARVKQVAVGAYAHQDLPFEKLVEQLHPERSLNQNPLFQVVFALQNAPIEQLELPGLTLAPFKEIETTTARFDLEFYLWECGEDFRSLWGDKWQQSAGLRGVLVYNTALFDGNAIALLLQHFQTLLTGAVENIDTKLADLPLLSVAEKNLILVEWNQTQRDYQKHLSIQQLFEIQVNNNPNAIALNYKDRQVTYQQLNNGSNQLARYLQKLGVGKDSLVGICLESTPVMVSVMLGILKAGGAYVPLDPAYPVERLQFMVEDTGLSAIVTHSSFSHLFFNTQILCLDKDWQKLALQSHENLPNQSTAATLAYIIYTSGSTGIPKGVAVTHQAVNRLINSNYITWKGCNKVAQCANISFDAATFEIWGALLNGLQLVGIDRETLLSPPDFAQTLQQQEIDILFLTTALFNQIAREIPSAFKDLKYLLFGGEVVDVKSVQSVFESKPQHLLHVYGPTENTTFTTWYEVENVTQLKTIPIGKAIANTQIYLLDNYLNPVPVGVAGEIYIGGDGLAQGYFNRPELTAQQFIAHPWLKSARLYKTGDFGRYLPDGNLEFIGRKDDLVKLRGFRIELGEVETVINQHPQVKESVVVVKDESLVAYIVASVQLKSSQLKEFLQAKLPNYSIPAVFVFLEKLPLTINGKVDRLSLPTPDFTQNISNKTPRNSVEVQLLELWNGLLGVNAGIGDNFFELGGHSLLATQLVSRIRESFGVQVPLKRVFETPTILGLAEYIASSKNTTNREEVEF